One window of Halogeometricum rufum genomic DNA carries:
- a CDS encoding Cdc6/Cdc18 family protein, translated as MNLEERILQRKRRGDRRQLVLEEASLSPVWHPAEPTGRGPTIERLLDRLEPVFDHRAPENVYVRGPAGSGKSAVVTALFSQFARLLSSPEDSIVTTTRGADADMRSFAYVDLREATSEFEFYHAVLDAVTSESIPQRGLSTSDLRERVSRHLRGGRILVVAMDHADEDGTDRLASFAGELESLGHRTSWVAVGRSAPGEVLPDPHATKTVTVDSYHRAELTDLLTARVSTGLTRDATTHQQIRRLAGWAEGDAHDALAALLGAVDIALDEDSDVVEDAHLDAGMDSVPRPCVALGRVLALSENRRTVLRRLVALDPEDRSSVGRAASVIASSASLSESTITRYLYEFAEVGIVERVPIEGTQSAGRPPSRVETRVPTRAFLRLTRGDE; from the coding sequence CGACCATCGAACGCCTCCTCGACCGACTCGAACCGGTGTTCGACCACCGCGCGCCGGAGAACGTCTACGTCCGCGGACCCGCCGGTTCGGGCAAGTCGGCCGTGGTGACGGCGCTGTTCTCGCAGTTCGCTCGACTCCTCTCGTCTCCCGAAGACTCCATCGTGACGACGACGCGCGGTGCCGACGCCGACATGCGGTCGTTCGCCTACGTGGACCTCCGCGAGGCGACGAGCGAGTTCGAGTTCTACCACGCCGTCCTCGACGCGGTGACGAGCGAATCTATCCCCCAGCGCGGACTCTCCACCTCGGACCTCCGCGAACGGGTGAGCAGACACCTCCGGGGCGGCCGCATCCTCGTGGTGGCGATGGACCACGCCGACGAGGACGGAACCGACCGACTGGCGTCGTTCGCCGGCGAACTGGAGAGTCTCGGACACCGAACGTCGTGGGTCGCCGTCGGCCGCAGCGCTCCCGGCGAAGTGTTGCCGGACCCCCACGCGACGAAGACGGTCACCGTCGACTCCTACCACCGCGCGGAACTCACGGACCTGTTGACCGCCCGCGTCTCGACCGGCCTGACGAGAGACGCGACGACGCACCAGCAGATTCGACGCCTCGCGGGGTGGGCGGAGGGCGACGCGCACGACGCCCTCGCGGCCCTCCTCGGCGCGGTGGACATCGCGCTCGACGAGGACAGCGACGTCGTCGAAGACGCGCATCTCGACGCGGGGATGGACTCGGTCCCCCGGCCGTGCGTCGCGCTGGGTCGGGTCCTCGCCCTCTCGGAGAATCGGCGGACCGTCCTCCGCCGACTGGTCGCGCTCGACCCCGAGGACCGGTCTTCGGTCGGTCGCGCCGCCTCGGTCATCGCGTCCTCGGCGTCGCTCTCGGAGAGCACCATCACGCGCTACCTCTACGAGTTCGCCGAAGTCGGCATCGTCGAACGCGTCCCCATCGAGGGCACGCAGAGCGCCGGGCGGCCGCCGAGTCGCGTCGAGACGCGCGTGCCGACGCGGGCGTTCCTGCGCCTCACGCGCGGCGACGAGTGA